A window of Candidatus Krumholzibacteriia bacterium genomic DNA:
CGGGTCATGCCGAGCAGGGCGCGGGTGACGTCGGGCCAGTCACTGCCGTTCTCGGCTCCGTGCACGCGGAAGCCGTAGGCGCCGAACCAGTCGTCGGGGGTGCCGGGGACCACGGTGCTCGCCGCGAAGGAGTCGATGCCGAAGTCGTTCCAGTCGAGCAGGTAGTTGAGGTTCGACAGGCCCAGTCCCCAGGCACTGCTCTTCGTCTCGTGGTGGGCGCCGGCGGTGTGGCCGCCCTCGCCCTCGTAGGCGAAGACGTTCACCTCCTCCATGCCCGCCCGCTTCAGCGCCATGGCGATGCCCGCGGCCGGCGGCGCGCCGTGGCCGCTCGGACCGGTGTTCGCCTTGAAGAACAGCGTCTTGCCCTCCATCTCGGCGTGGCCGGCCAGGCCGCCGCGGCGGCGGAAGGCGAGCAGGTCCTCCCAGACGAGCTGACGCTCCTCGGCGCGCGGGACGGCGTACTTCTCGTCGCCGGTCTGTTCGAGCAGGTAGCGCAGCGCCTCGTTGTAGACGGGCAGCGTGCCATAGACCAGCGGGGCGCAGTGGCCGGCCACGAGCACGAAGCGGTCGCCGAAGGGCAGTTCGGGCCGGCGGATGTCCCAGCGCATGGCGCCGCTCAGGGTGAGCGCGACGAGGCCGTGCACCTTCGAGCGGCTGCCCCCCGGGTGCCCGCTCTGCCGGTAGTTCAGCATCATGTCGATGTACTGGTCGATGCAGTCCTTGATCACTTCCCAGTGCGGGTAGTTGGCCTGCTGCTCGCGGACCAGGGCCTCCAGATCGGGTCCGGTGGTGGTGCTCACGGCGCGCCTCGCTGGTTTCGGGTGAGGAGATCGGGGCCGGAAGTCGTTCCGTCACAACGGAAAAGGCCGCTCGGGCCGCTCGTGCGTGCACGGAACGCACACGCGTCGGAAGTTTGTCACAGGGCCCGGGGGGCGGCAACACCACCCGGCTGCGTTTTCGCCTGATTTTCGGCTCAGCAGTGTGACCTCGGTCCACCGCGCGGGCTCACACCACGAAGTCCAGGGACGCCAGTTCCCGCCGGAGCTCGTCCACCGTCTCGAAGCGATGGGTCCGGATCCCGAGGGCGCGGGCGCCGGCGAGGTTCTCGTCGAGGTCGTCGGTGAACCAGGCCCGGTCGGCGTCCACGCCGAGTCCGTCGAGGGCGTGACGGAAGATGGCGGGCTCGGGTTTGAGCGCCCCGACCTCGTGGCTGACGCTCACGTGGTCGAAGCGTTTCCGCAGTCCGAGCCGGTGGTCGAGGGTTTCGAAATGCAGAGGATTGGTGTTCGACACCAGGGCGAGCCCCGCCTGCGGCTGCAGGCGGTCGACCAGCTCCAGCGACGCGGGCCAGGGCTCGAACATGTCGCACCAGAGTTCGACGAGCCACGCGTCGTCGATCCGTCGCTCGGGGTCGAAGCGTGCATGGAGGGACTCGAGGAATGCGGTGTCGTCGATCCCGCCCCGGCCGTAGGCGTCGACCGGGCCGTTCGGGTCGAGGATCCACTCTCGGATCTCGTCGACCGACACGCCATCGAGCCGGTCGGCGAATCGTCGCAGGGAGTCGTTCCAGTCGTAGCCGACGAGCACCCGCCCCAGATCGAAGAGCAGGGCGTCGGGGCGCGTCAAGTCGGTCATCGGCCGCTCGTACGCAGCTCTTCGGCGATCGCGTAGTACTCGTTCGCCGTGTCCTCGTCGCCGAGGTTCGTGTAGCAGATCGCCATGTTGACGTACACGGCCCGCGTCTCGCGGATGGCCAGCGTCTTCTCGTACTGCAGCAGGGCGTCCTCGAGGCGTCCGGCCAGCTGCATCGAGAGGGCCAGGTTGTAGCTGATCGCGTAGTTGCCGGGTTCGAGTTCGAGCGCCTTGCGGTAGGCCTCGATGGCTTCGTCGTAACGCTCGATCTCGCGCAGGGCGTTGCCCAGGCTGTAGTGCGCCCGCCAGTTGCCCGGTTCGAGGGCGGCGACCATCTGGAAGTTCTCCGCCGCGTCGCGGTGTTCGTCGATCTTCGCCTGCGCGAAGCCCAGTTGGTAGAGATCACGCGCGTCGGGGCCGAAGCGATCGATCAGGCGCTGGTAGATGTCGGCCGCGCCGGTGAAGTCGTCGGTCTTGCGGTAGGCAGTACCCAGCGCGCGGTAGGCGTCCTTGTGTGCGGGGTCGAGTTCGACCGCGCGTTCGAGGTGGGGGATCGCCTCGCGGAAGCGACCCTTCTTGCTCAGCACCACGCCCATGTTGTAGGAGGCCGCCGCACCGCCCTCGCCCAGTTCGACCGCCCGGCCCAGGGCTTCGGACGCACCCTGCGTGTCGCCCAGGCTGGCGAGCACCTCGCCCAGGTTGGCATTCACGCCGGAGAACTCGGGGTCGATGGCCACGGCCTTCCGGTAGGCGCTCGCCGCGCCCCGCAGGTCGTTCTCCTGCTCCTTCACCAGACCGTCGAGGAAGTGGACCATGGCCGAATCCGGCCGGCGGGTGCGGGCCTCGTCGACCAGCTCCCGGGCGGCGGACACCTTCCCGGCGTCGAGGAGCCGGCGCGCGGGTTGCAACCAGGCGGCGTCCTTGTCGCTGCCCATCGCCCGGACCTCGGCCCAGTTCTCCAGGGCGTCCTCGGGGCGGTCGTCCTCGACGGCGAGGCGAGCGCGTTCCATGTAGGCGAACTCGATGGTGTCGCGCAGGTCCTCGCCGCCCTCGGTGTCGAGCAGTCGGGGCCGCGACTCCAGAGTGCGGGCCAGCTCACCGAGTTCGTCGTAGCTCGCCTCGCGGTCGTCGCCCAGGTAGGAACGCGTGTATTCCTGGAGGAGGGCCACGGCGTCCTCGGCCGTGACGCCTTCGGCCGCGGCGCCTTCCAGCCAGATCGCCCGCGCGGCTTCGACGTTGCCGGTCTCGAGTTCGGCGCGTCCGAGGAGTGCGTGGCCGCGGACGTCGTCGGGGGCCATCGCGCGGTAGGTACCCAGGGGGACCTTCGATTCCTCCCAGCGCTCCATCCGGACGAGGACCATGCCCAGGTTCAGGTGCGAGGCCGGCTCCTGCGGTGCCGCCTGCAGCGCGCTGATGAACGCGTCCCGGGCGGCCTCGAGCATGCCCTCCTCGGTGTACAGGATCCCCAGACGCGTCCACGCGTCCCCGTTGGTCGGGTCCTTCTCGACGGCGGCCTCGAGGTCCAGGATCCGCACCGCCGAGTCGGCGGCGGGATCGGT
This region includes:
- a CDS encoding tetratricopeptide repeat protein gives rise to the protein MARPTNPLVSLIVLGVLALAVSGPVRAQTAPPDTAGTDPAADSAVRILDLEAAVEKDPTNGDAWTRLGILYTEEGMLEAARDAFISALQAAPQEPASHLNLGMVLVRMERWEESKVPLGTYRAMAPDDVRGHALLGRAELETGNVEAARAIWLEGAAAEGVTAEDAVALLQEYTRSYLGDDREASYDELGELARTLESRPRLLDTEGGEDLRDTIEFAYMERARLAVEDDRPEDALENWAEVRAMGSDKDAAWLQPARRLLDAGKVSAARELVDEARTRRPDSAMVHFLDGLVKEQENDLRGAASAYRKAVAIDPEFSGVNANLGEVLASLGDTQGASEALGRAVELGEGGAAASYNMGVVLSKKGRFREAIPHLERAVELDPAHKDAYRALGTAYRKTDDFTGAADIYQRLIDRFGPDARDLYQLGFAQAKIDEHRDAAENFQMVAALEPGNWRAHYSLGNALREIERYDEAIEAYRKALELEPGNYAISYNLALSMQLAGRLEDALLQYEKTLAIRETRAVYVNMAICYTNLGDEDTANEYYAIAEELRTSGR
- a CDS encoding HAD family phosphatase, giving the protein MTDLTRPDALLFDLGRVLVGYDWNDSLRRFADRLDGVSVDEIREWILDPNGPVDAYGRGGIDDTAFLESLHARFDPERRIDDAWLVELWCDMFEPWPASLELVDRLQPQAGLALVSNTNPLHFETLDHRLGLRKRFDHVSVSHEVGALKPEPAIFRHALDGLGVDADRAWFTDDLDENLAGARALGIRTHRFETVDELRRELASLDFVV